The Geobacillus genomosp. 3 genome segment TTCGATCGTCGCTCACCACCTTGCAAAAAGGTCCCATACGCTATTACTCTCGTTCATATTATACTACATGCCGCGTTTACAGGGAAAATCAGGTCTCATGTCGGCCGCTTGAATCAAGCTTGTCCCCCAACTTGGCGATTTGTTCTAAAAAACGCTTTGCCTTCAGCGATAGGCCGGCATATTCATCATAATAACTGGATAATACAGCCCTCAATTCCGCTTTTGTACCTTCTTTGACCGAAATGGATCCAAGCCGGGCGAGGTCAATGTGGTAAAACAGGCGCAACAGCCGGGCCGAGGCCGGCGAAAGCGGAATCTGGTGCGGATCGGCCGCCTCGCAGCGATGGCAAAGGAAGCCTGCTTCCTTAACCGAAAACGAGAAGCGCCCTTCCGTTGCCCCACAGCGGGCACAGCGGTCGAGCACAGGCGGGATACCGAGCACCGGAAGCATTTTCATTTCATAAATAAAGGTCATAATCTCTAAATCGCGACCTTCGCTCATATATTGTAATGTTTGCAGCAGCAGCTCGAACAAGTATGGATTGCGCTTTTGTTCCTCCGTACCTTTATCGGTGAGCTCAACAATATACGCCGCATACGCGGCAGCAAACAAATCCTCCCGCAGCGCCCGCATCGAGTCAATCAGCTCCCCTTGGTGAAGAAGGCCAACGCCGCGGCTGCGGCGGATCAAATAATGGCCGTAAGCGAGCGGCTGCGTAACAGCAGAAAGGCGGCTGCTTGGCTTTTTCGCTCCCCGTGCCATCACAGCCACCTTTCCCCATTCTCGTGTAAACAATGTGACAATTTTATTTGTCTCACCGTAATCGACCGTCCGCATGACGATCGCTTCGCACTTCTCAAACATCCCATCACCACCGCTTCAGCCAACAACGATACTAGGAGATCGGCTGGTCGATTTCTTCCTGTT includes the following:
- the recO gene encoding DNA repair protein RecO, which encodes MFEKCEAIVMRTVDYGETNKIVTLFTREWGKVAVMARGAKKPSSRLSAVTQPLAYGHYLIRRSRGVGLLHQGELIDSMRALREDLFAAAYAAYIVELTDKGTEEQKRNPYLFELLLQTLQYMSEGRDLEIMTFIYEMKMLPVLGIPPVLDRCARCGATEGRFSFSVKEAGFLCHRCEAADPHQIPLSPASARLLRLFYHIDLARLGSISVKEGTKAELRAVLSSYYDEYAGLSLKAKRFLEQIAKLGDKLDSSGRHET